One genomic segment of Mauremys mutica isolate MM-2020 ecotype Southern chromosome 10, ASM2049712v1, whole genome shotgun sequence includes these proteins:
- the DDX18 gene encoding ATP-dependent RNA helicase DDX18, producing the protein MAAPGNLPMLLLRRKIDKRNLKLRQRNLALQRAGPPVETRSVDTSEEATNNVISEESVKELKVKNVKQPQLIANSEVAEEAKNSESKKKKKKKKRQMINTEEGTETKKAKTEEQASADMEDAKDSKDPEVEENNEDPEEREVMDEDTEEPSLPLGVTGAFEDTSFASLSDLVSENTLKGITDMGFTHMTEIQHKSIKPLLEGRDILAAAKTGSGKTLAFLIPAIELIYKLRFMPRNGTGVLILSPTRELAMQTYGVLKELMTHHVHTYGLIMGGSNRSAEAQKLAKGINIIVATPGRLLDHMQNTPGFMFKNLQCLVIDEADRILEVGFEEEMKQIIKLLPKRRQSMLFSATQTRKVDDLAKISLKKEPLYVGVDDNKETATVDGLEQGYVVCPSEKRFLLLFTFLKKNRKKKVMVFFSSCMSVKYHYELLNYIDLPVMAIHGKQKQTKRTTTFFQFCNADSGILLCTDVAARGLDIPEVDWIVQYDPPDDPKEYIHRVGRTARGINGRGHALLILRPEELGFLRYLKQARVPLSEFEFSWSKISDIQSQLEKLIEKNYFLHKSAQEAYKAYIRAYDSHSLKQIYNVNNLDLPKVSLSFGFKVPPFVDLNVNSSQGRRLQKRGGGGGFGYQKSKNVHKSKIFKHINKKKSDSRQFSR; encoded by the exons ATGGCGGCGCCCGGGAACCTGCCCATGCTGCTGCTCCGCAGGAAGATCGACAAGCGCAACCTCAAGCTGCGGCAGCGCAACCTGGCGCTACAGAGGGCCGGGCCGCCAG TGGAGACAAGATCTGTGGATACCTCTGAGGAAGCTACGAACAATGTCATTTCTGAAGAATCAGTGAAGGAGCTTAAAGTGAAGAATGTAAAGCAGCCTCAACTAATAGCTAACAGTGAAGTAGCTGAAGAAGCAAAAAATTCTGaatcaaagaagaagaaaaagaagaagaaaaggcaAATGATTAACACAGAAGAGG GTACAGAAACTAAAAAAGCAAAGACTGAAGAACAAGCGTCTGCAGACATGGAGGATGCAAAAGATAGTAAGGATCCTGAAGTGGAAGAAAATAATGAGGATCCTGAAGAGAGAGAAGTAATGGATGAAGATACCGAAGAGCCCAGTTTACCTCTTGGTGTAACAG GTGCTTTTGAAGACACCTCATTTGCTTCACTGTCTGATCTAGTCAGCGAGAACACGCTGAAAGGAATAACTGATATGGGCTTTACACACATGACAGAAATTCAACATAAAAGTATTAAACCCCTTCTGGAAGGCAG AGATATTCTAGCAGCTGCAAAAACGGGCAGTGGCAAAACTCTTGCATTCCTCATTCCTGCCATAGAGCTCATCTACAAGTTAAGATTCATGCCTAGGAATG GAACGGGTGTTCTGATTCTTTCACCTACTCGAGAGCTTGCCATGCAGACTTAtggagttctgaaagaactgatGACTCATCATGTTCACACTTATGGCCTGATAATGGGAGGCAGTAACCGATCAGCTGAGGCACAGAAACTTGCAAAAGGGATCAACATTATAGTGGCAACACCAGGTAGACTTCTGGATCACATGCAG AACACCCCTGGGTTTATGTTCAAGAATCTGCAGTGTCTGGTAATCGATGAAGCCGATCGCATCCTGGAGGTTGGGTTTGAGGAAGAAATGAAACAGATCATAAAACTTCTGCCAA AGCGCAGACAGAGCATGCTTTTTTCTGCTACACAAACCCGAAAGGTTGACGACCTGGCTAAGATATCTCTGAAAAAGGAGCCACTGTATGTTGGGGTTGATGATAACAAGGAAACAGCGACAGTAGATGGTCTTGAACAG GGATATGTAGTGTGTCCATCCGAAAAAAGGTTCCTTCTGCTCTTCACATTCCTCAAGAAAAATCGGAAGAAAAAGGTGATGGTGTTTTTCTCGTCATGTATGTCTGTGAAATACCACTATGAACTTCTCAACTATATCGACTTGCCAGTCATGGCCATTCAT GGCAAGCAGAAACAAACTAAACGGACCACCACATTTTTCCAGTTCTGTAATGCAGATTCTGGAATACTGTTGTGCACTGATGTAGCTGCCAGAGGACTGGATATTCCTGAAGTTGATTGGATTGTCCAGTATGACCCTCCAGATGACCCAAAG GAATACATTCATCGTGTTGGTAGAACTGCCAGAGGTATAAATGGCAGAGGACACGCTCTACTCATTTTACGACCAGAAGAATTGGGTTTCCTTCGTTACCTAAAGCAAGCCAGG gtaCCATTAAGTGAATTTGAATTTtcctggtccaaaatttcagacATCCAGTCTCAG CTTGAAAAATTGATTGAGAAGAACTATTTCCTTCACAAGTCAGCCCAGGAAGCATACAAAGCATACATTAGAGCTTATGACTCCCATTCTCTGAAACAGATCTATAACGTCAATAATTTGGATCTACCCAAAGTTTCCCTTTCGTTTGGTTTCAAAGTCCCTCCGTTTGTTGATCTCA ATGTGAACAGCAGCCAAGGTAGAAGATTGCAAAAAAGAGGCGGAGGTGGCGGATTTGGTTACCAGAAATCCAAGAATGTCCACAAATCCAAAATCTTCAAACACATTAACAAGAAAAAGTCAGACAGCCGGCAGTTTTCTCGTTGA